In one window of Pseudanabaena sp. PCC 6802 DNA:
- the cpeA gene encoding C-phycoerythrin subunit alpha, which produces MKSVVTTVISAADAAGRFPSSSDLESVQGSIQRAAARLEAAEKLANNIDNVAREAYDACIKKYPYLNNAGEANSTDTYKAKCARDIKHYLRLIQYSLVVGGTGPLDEWGIAGQREVYRALGLPTAPYVEALSFARNRGCSPRDMSAQALVEYNALLDYAINSLS; this is translated from the coding sequence ATGAAATCAGTAGTAACAACGGTAATTTCGGCAGCAGATGCGGCTGGCCGTTTCCCCAGCAGCTCTGATCTGGAATCAGTGCAAGGTAGCATCCAACGCGCCGCCGCCCGTTTAGAAGCAGCAGAGAAGCTTGCCAACAACATCGACAACGTGGCTAGAGAAGCTTATGATGCTTGCATCAAGAAGTATCCCTACCTGAACAACGCTGGCGAAGCCAACTCCACCGACACGTACAAGGCGAAGTGCGCGCGCGACATCAAGCACTACCTGCGCTTGATCCAGTACAGCCTGGTTGTGGGCGGCACTGGCCCTCTTGACGAGTGGGGCATTGCAGGGCAGCGCGAAGTCTATCGTGCCTTGGGCTTGCCTACGGCTCCGTATGTAGAAGCGCTATCATTTGCCCGCAATCGCGGCTGCTCGCCTCGGGATATGTCAGCACAGGCATTGGTGGAATACAACGCGCTGTTGGACTATGCGATTAACTCGCTGTCGTAG